The DNA sequence AAGCTTTTGTACTCTTGAAAAAAACTCTTATTTCCCAAAGCAGGACTAGAGTGCTTTTGTCTAACATGCACGCTCATTTACTGCTTGGGAATACGCTGTCTAAATAGACATCTTTTGACGTGCTGTTTAGAAAAACGGGGCGTTCTGTGCTTATTTTTTCCTAGAGAATAACTCCTACTGCAACGCGTGCCACCAAGCATGAGCGTGTGGTTTAAATGCTTACGATGGCAGCAGGACGCAGGGGAATCTCCATGCCCGGTCACAGCTCAGGTAGCCAAGGAAAGGACGAGAATCTTGAGCCATTAGCACTAAAAAACCCAATTCCGTAAACAACAGCCTCTCAACTTTTttgaagcaaaatgttttgcaggTATTATTTACGCAGTTTTAGATGCgcgttatttttttcttatagccTCTCCCCCAGGCCTAGGTGTAGAATCCCATTTTTAGGACAGCAGTAATAAGTCAGAAGTTTGGAGTTAACCAGAGGAGTTGCTGTCAGCCCCTCTGCGCATGGGATCCAATTTCCTCGCGCACCTGCTGAGGGAAGAACAAATTAGGTGCTGCCAGGAGCTTCTTAACTACTTCGCATGTCATCAATGGCAACAAGTTAGCCTGCTGGAGGTTAATGAACGTGCTGTAATACCATCTAACAAATGCGCCGGTCTATGGATGTGCTGCGTATGCCATGAATTCTGCATGCAGTTTGTGTTTGCACATAGGCAGGGCTTGCCGGGCTAAAATAGCAGTGGGCGATTAACAAAATAGGGAGACGGTTACACGCCATTGGCTCAAAGTGGACGCGGGCAGTcatagaaaaggaaatatttggaTTGTCTGGTTATCTCTGGGCAGCTCGGCAAAGTGTTATCCCGGAATCCATTCGGGAATGGGGGCTGTtctggaaaagcagctggatCTCTGCCGCGCTCTTTCCTGGGATCAATTCCGGCagacgcacacacacacacacacacgcacggGTGTACACATGCTGAGGGCTCCTGacgttaaaaacaaaacaaaccacagaaaacttcggaagagaaaaacagcattaGGCGGTGAAGGATTCATGTGGTCACGTTCAAAACTTGAAACCTTCCTCTGCTTTAAAACCTCAAAGCTCAGTTCTGTGCCTTGTTCAACACTTAGCTCTTTTATGAGGGTTCCCTCAGTAACTAATATTAAAGACGgacaaaggatttttctttttttagttgaTTTGGGTGATCTGAAAGCTCCGTACTAACAGATCTGGAGACAGGATGCCTTTGTTCATCCACAGACCCACTGCAAACTCCTCGTCACCACTTCACAAACTTCCACGACACCCCGTTTGGCACGACCACTCCTCAGAGGAGCCGGCAGGTTGCAGCGCTACTCCCTGTAGTATCCTCAGCCTCAGCTGAGACACGTCCGTGCAAAAGAGCAACTTAACTGAGGTGATGGCTCTTGCGATGGGTACCCCACTTGATACGGAGGTTAATAAGCTGCCTTGAAATAGCTGTAGCTAGATGAGCACTCAGATGTATATGCAAGAGATGGAAGAGTTCACTTCTGACTCATTGATAATTGTCTTTAAAAGAATGTCACAAAACCAGACTTGCCTTCGCAGTAAATGGGAGCACTACTTAGAATGCAACGTTGAGTTATTTGTGGTACCAAATATGATCTTCTGCTACTGTTTTGGTGGGTATCGTGGCTTCACAAACGTTATTAATTGGTCAGTTATGTCTTTTTAAAGTTTCGTCTTGACGTGTGGTGACAACAGAGGTGTCCTGACTCCAAGGAGTGAGGAGGGTGTAGGTGACGGTGTCGAGGTGACATCGGAGAGCGGACGTCCAGGCCTTCGGCTGACAGCTCGGTCCCCATTAAGTCAAGATATTTAATTCTAATCTGGGCACAAAGTAGTAGCATTAACAACAGAGGGTTCTGGTTTCGTTTCTGAAGTGACTGTTGTTCCCAGGGGTTTTCCAGACTGTCCTCCTTTAAATCTGGAAATGGTTTCCTGctctacaaagaaaatattcctcCATTCAAGTGGATTtacaagggaagagaaggggcGCGGGGGAGAACAAAGAGAAGGAATTGAGGCCAAGAGAGTGTGCAGGAGAAAAGGAACTGAGAAAAGGAGCACGACGGGGCTCGTTCTTCCCCCTCTCTGTGCCACCTCCTTCGCTTCTTCAGCCCAAATAACCTGGGTGGGCTAAATACAGCAAGACCATTCAAGATGGAAATTCGACTGAAGTCTAAGCATTTGCCATTGTCAATGTTAAACAAGCGTTGTTCATGATAACTACAGTACAAAATAAGGATAAATGTGTTGCAAGAGAAAGAGCAGCCTGAAATGTGACTGCTTCCAGTATTAGAAGAGGAGATGAGAAATCGCAATATCAAACAAATCGTCGTGCATCTCAAGACACCCACATTCCTCTAGAAGACATGCTAAAAGGAACTAATAAAGTGTATTCAAAACTGAAGCTCCTACACGCAgaaatacattcagaaaaacGAAAGCATCGCCTCTGATGCGATCATAATAGAATGAAAAAAGCACTTGAGCTGTACGTGTGCCAGATACCAGAATGGCACCTCCACTTGTGATGCTGATCTAAAAAAAGCCCTTTTAGTCCTATCCAAATAGAATAGCTCACATAGAACTAAATACAAGAATCCAACAAAAGTTGATGTTAGAGTAACCTTTCAgtaaaaaagcatattttatctATTCCTCTTAGTGATGTTCCATACAGAAGACCATTGACTTCACTTAAAATCTCCCAATACGAATCCTTTGATGCAGATGTCTTCGTGTACCGGAGGCAAAAACTTTGTCCATCTGGAAATCCACATTTTCTGGCCATCATGACTGGGTCCTGTTTAGATGTCCTAGGAACACAGGCGATGAATTCATAGATATTTCTTCCTGGGTGTTTGCCATACTAAAATGTACATGAGGAAGACAGaacacagcagcattttcaaGGGTTTTCAAGGgctttctctttcattcttatggatatttaaaaaccaaacaagcaaacaacactAAAACTGCCGAAGAAACTGGAGTGCTTTTTCATCCTCACCTGTCTCCAACtgattttccaaacaaaacctccaaaaattcaatagcaaaaaaccccaaacagaatATAACAAAATATTCATGCTCCCCTTGTGGTGCTATATCCATGTGCATACATACACAACCATAAGAACACacagtaaaaatgaattttgtttttctcctgctgtatctttttttcctcccaaagatTTTCACTTCTTATTAATCAAGAGCTAATATctattttcctccttccttccactTTTGCgttaaatcttcattttttcctgaaatttctcTCAGCTTCCACACTCTCTTCTTCATTTCAAGAAGTATTACTGCTGATGGAGTGATTTCCAACATTCACAGAAGTTATGTATTTTGTATGTCGTTGTCCCCTTTTCCGTTTGCTTGGATTTCATTCTGCTTATTCTTATTTACTCTGAAGTATATGCCCACTAGTTGAGATCTAAtctccctttattttctttctgactgtACCTAGTCCTAGTCCTTCAACTacttttctgtttaagaaagaaaagtcaataagctgtttaaaaaagaaacgtAGAAGTGCTTAAGAGCTGGAGAGAAGCAGCTCTTGTCTGGACACGTGCAGATGACTCTACAGCATCGTGCACGCCAGATTGCTCcagcaaaatgttcttttccCTGCGCACAGAATGCTAACGAGATGACAAGAGAGATCGCGTTCAACTTGCTGAGCTTTGCCACAAAGGCAATGAAGTTAAGTAATCTCTGTTCTAGAAATAGATGGATTTGTCGCCATTGAAAGATGGTGTAAGTCTTTGAAAAGCCCTGTGCCAGGCAGATGCGAAGGGCACTCATTGCCTTGAGAAATCTGTGTGAAACACCAATAGTTTTCACGTGAACTGGTATCAGAATTCAGGTCTTGTCCATATAATGAAGGGTAAGAGAATGAATTATTCCTAATTACAATATATCTGTTCCTAGGATGCGTGCCATAAAGGTCTCCGATCTGCATCTGTGCAGGCCATAGACACCTGTTGAAGGTACCATTTGCCATCATCACAAATGCTGGTTTTTCGTTATCTTCGGTAAAGGAGCTAAGACCTGCCCTCATGGGACTAAATTCAAAGCAGTTATCTCATTGAAGAACTTAAAACTCTTCCCCGAGAGAACAAGTATGGAAGCTCTCGCTGAAAAGAAGGAGTTAAAGTAAGAAATCAGAGGAGACAGTGGCAGCGTATTCTGCTCTGACGGTggataggaaagaaaagataaaactttGGGCTATAGGCACGGCCATATGAAGTAAGGATTAGTCCTACCTAAGAGAAGAGCGGTGTTCTAAGGaatttggaaggaaataaaGATCCAGTGCTCACCagcccagctggggacaggggacacagcctgcaccagctctgctggtcaCGTCTCCATCTGCATCCTCAGGACACACTTTGGGTCTTCTCTCACTTACTGAGCCTCTCCTATCGCAGCTGAATGGTATTTTCAGGTCCTTTTCACGCAGCAAGAAGTGTTTGTGGGTGCTTTAATTAGCAGATTGACATAAACAGGCATCTAGGGCTGGAATTATTCATTAGGAGTTGGGTGCCTAATTTCCTTAGatacttttgaaaatctcaCCCCAtcatgtttaattaaaaatgtcagaTGATATCAATACTCAGATGTGTCTGCTGTTGGTCTCCCGAGAAGATTTCCAAAATCTACTTCTCATTCCATCTGTTCCTGACAGAGGGAGGACTGACTTGGCCCATTCTTGAACCAAAACgtcaacaaataattttaaaagactatAAACTGCAAATGATATTAATCTCCTGAGTAGGCCTCTGAACCCTTACTTGGATCTGCGTGTTCCCAAGTATCTTGTAAGCTAAGAAATGGGAAAGCAGGCTATCTGCAAACGGTTGTGGGAGTGCAACTACATGGAACCTGCATCAGACAGCAGTTTCCAGCTTTGGTAAGAAAAATACTTATCTTACAGGAGGGCCATGAAGCAGATGCTTccaaaatcacttttaaaaccCTAcaaacacacaggcacacacgtACGCACACAGACATCCAAGTAGCCTCACGACGTTCACGCTGCCAGACATCCACAAGCTCTTTAGCACGGAAGTTTGTTTTAGGTGAGAATTTGGGGGGTAGGTTGGAATTCACTGCGTTTTTCCTCAGAAGTTCCTTTATCCTCCTGCTCGCGTTCAGTTCCCTGGTAAGAAATAATCTCATTCCTCAAGTATGAgagatgttttggttgttgttttgggtaCCCAGCATCTCCTTTCATTCACGGCAATGCCCcagcttttccagctctgccagttCCGTAGCATCAGAATTCACGGACAAACTCAATCCCCACCATTCAAGTGTCTCAGCTCTCTGTCGGTAAATCTAGGGCAGTTTTATGACAAAAAAATCCGGTGCGCTGCCACTAGGAATCAAGGAGCCTGTACTCCCCAGGactctccctttcctcctggtctgctgggtttttttgctagcACAAGTCATTTTATGAAGTGACagtttaaaaaccaaataacATCGGATCAGTTCTATGTCACATTGAGGTCTACACGTTATCCCTCAGACATTTTAAGGTCCAGCTGTACTTACTCTGGGAACGGGGGACGTCTGGGTACCTTTCCTCTGGCCGCTGGTCTCGGGCGTCAGGTCTCGGTGGTCTAACTGAATGTGGCTCTCGAGGTCTTCGGCACTTTCAAATTTGACACTACACTCGGGACACCTCAGGCTGCCACAGGGCCTCTCGTTCACCTCCTGCGGCGTCAGCCCCGAGGACTGTCCGTTGGTGCCCCTGCTCATGCATCCCGCGCACAGCCCATAGGGGAGGCCGTTCACATCCAGCTTTACCAAGTCCTGCTTGTTCCGGAACTCCTTCAAGCACAACGCACACTTGTAGAGTTTTTGCAAGGCCTGGCCGTTGGGCGACGAGGTTGCGGAGTTTCCCGCCAGTTTCTGCATGTGGAAGGTCCCGTGAATTTTCAGCTCCAGGGTGGAGGTGACCGTCTGCATGCAGACAACACAGCGAAACCCGGTGAGGGAGTTTCTGAGGTCCGGATGCATCTGGCAGTGCTCGATAAATTCCTCCTCGCTCTGCAGCGGCATTTTGCAGATCCGACACGTGCCCGTATCCAGACTCTTGCTGTGGGTGACTTTGTGCTCCGTCAGGGTGAGGAGCGACGGGAAGCGCTCCCCGCAGATGGGGCACATGTAGTGCTTAGCGGGGCCCCGGTGGGTCTGCATGTGCTCTCTCAGGCCGTTTTCGGAGAAAAAGGTCCTCGAGCAGATGTTACACTTGTGGCTACCTTTGATgaattctgctttcttcctaGAACAGTCGTCCTCCCCAGGCCTGATGTTATGATCTCTCAAGCGATGGTTCTGCAAGAGAACCTCCATAGTGTAGGCGGCCCCACAAATGTCACAGCCGTACATGGGCTCCGAAGCGTCCACGTCGTCCTCACTGGCTTCGTGGCTGTTGGAAGTATCCGGATTCTTCATCAACATGTTCTGGATATCTGCCCCTTCCGTCTTCTTATTTGTTGGGGTCATGCCGTTAGCCGTCCCATTCTCAGCGCTAGCATCAAACACGCAATGTTTCTCCCGCAAGTGCTTTTCCAGCAATATGATGGCGTGAAAAGCTTTGCTACAAAACTTGCAGTTGTACTTTTTGCTGTGGGTTGTGATGTGGCACTGCAGTTCTACCTCTGTGCTAAAGGTCTCACCGCAGAAGATGCATTTGTGAGACTTTGACGGGTTCCCCAAGTGACTGTGCTTCACGTGGATCTGGAGATCCACCTCCTTCCTGAAATCCCAGTTACAGGCTGTGCAGCGATACATCTTCTTTTCATTGCTATGCTTGACTGCCAGATGCACTTGGATAGATACCTTGGAATCAAAAACTTCTTGGCAAAGGGTGCAGTGATACAACACAAAAGTGTGCATGTCCAACAAATGCTTCTGCAAATCATCCACCGAAGAAAACTGTTTGTCGCAGCTCTCGCATACATAATGAGTTGAAGTTGTCATGTAATGTACGGTGAGATGCTGCAGAAGAGACTCCTGGGAATCAAAGTCTTCTTTACACTGAGGGCAAGACTGTTTCCTCAACAGCAACTCCAAATGCAACTTTAAATGGGTTTGAAAACTTTCAAAATTGGAGAACTTTAGATCACACTGATTACACGGGTATTCACCATTCGACACCGAGTTCACGCTAGCAGAAAGCCGTTGCCTTTTAGGGGAAGAGACTTCAACATCAGAAGAAACTGgactctgctctgcttttgacTTCTTATTGTGTGCCAGAGGAATGTTCTTGTGGTTTTCTTTAATATGCTTTGTAAGCTTCAGGATGGAGCCAAAAATGGGGGAGTTTGTGCAATAAGGGCATGAATAAACTTCCATAAAAGACTGGGTTGGCTGAATGACAGGGGAATCCAATTTTGAATTTCCTACATTGCAGTGAGTCTGCTGAATGTGCTCAGTCAAGGTTGCTTCGGTCAGAAAGCCCATGGAGCACTGGTTACAGAAGAAAGCGTTGTTGCCATCTTGAGGGGTAGCATTCGGGCCACAGTGAGTGATACGGATGTGTTCTTGTAAGCTGTTGATGTCCGCAAACATCTCTGGGCAGTAGTtacagtgaaaggcagaaatgtTGCTAAACTGCACCATGGGATAGGCATGGTTTTTGTGCACCTTTCGCACGTGCTCGTTCAAGTTGTAGAGCGTAGGCATGGAATCAAGGCAGATCTGGCACGTGTGGCTTTGCTGAGGTTTATCTGCGTGAATGGTCTTCAGGTGGATCTCCAGAACGGCGAGGCTGTTGAAGTCGCGCTTCGAGCAGTACGGGCAGCTGTACGTAACTTTCGACCAGCTCTGCCCTTCTTCTCTGTCCACAGacctcattttcttctgtcctctcaAAGGCTTTAAGGTCGAATCCGGGGTGGAACCCCTCTCCACCGAGGCGCTGGAGTCGGGCGTCGCGCTGCTCATGGACGCCACGCTGCCCAGGACGGGGTCCGGGCTGATGCTGTGATTGCTGGAGTCAGGTTGTCTGTGGCTGTCCAAGTGGCAATAAACTTCCTCCACGGAAGAGAACTGCTCCGGGCACATAGGGCACTTGTGTTTTTTGTTGGCATGGGCTTGATGAATGTGTGAGAGCAGCGAGTTTTCGTCTGCAAATACTTCAGGGCAATGAATACACTGCAAATCTGCCTTCTCGGAAAGCTGTGGGTGGCGTGTCATTACGTGCTTCTCCAAATCTTCAGTCTGACTGAATGTCTCTTCACAGTAATCACACATAAAATCATCCTTCTTCACCTCTTTCTCAGTCTTTGCCATATGTTCCTTGTTCTTTTTATGAGCTTGCATGTGACTCTGCAACGAGCTGGTGGAGGAAAACCCGCGTTTACACACAGTACACTTGAACGGTTTGCTGGAGCTGTGGGTTTTCAGGTGAATTTTGAGGTGGTCGCTGCGAGAGAACGCGGCCTCGCATTCGTGGCAATGGTACTTTTTATCCCCCGTGTGAAGCTTTATGTGGCGGTCCCTACTTCTCTTGTGCTTAAAAAGCCGGCTACAGTAGGTGCATTTGAAAGGTAGTTTGTCACTGTGGATCTGCTCGTGCCTTTTAAGGTAGCTCAGGCGGATGAAGGACTTATCGCAAAACTGACAGGGATACGGCAGGCCGgtccccccttcctcctccccgaTGCCGAGATCACACCCATCTCCTATCATCTGAGTGGGTGATGCAACATCTTTGCTGGAGGGAGATGAAGCCACCCAGGAGAGTTGTGGGTCGTCATCACCATCTGTAAtgggaaagcagaaaggagatTAAAAACAATTCCCAGTGCATCTGTGAAATAAGGACAAAGCTCTCAACAACACGATGGGCTTCCGCCactacagcatttaaaaaaaaaaaaaaaaaaaaaaaaaaaatcttttgaattTCAAAGGAGGTTTGAGAAAGAGCGATAAAATCTATTTGTACACATCATTCACAAAAACGCCAACATACAGTGttaataaaaagcatttctctTTAGCAGGTTAAACACCTGCTCACTGTACTGTAAAGCAATAAACAATgaataaagaaagcaaaacacaatgTGCAGTGAAGCAAtacaaacattttgaaaagctaCCGTGTTAAGTGTTCACCTGTGATTTTGTGGGTCTTTTTAAACGCTACATCGAGATGATTTTAAGTAACGTCTGCATTAAACAAAATCCTTCCGTTCTGTCTCACAACTGTAACAGAATGAAAGGCTGCTCAAAAGCAGAGGTGAAATACAAGCATCAGATTTGAGGCACCTCGATGAAATCAGAGATCTGCATCATTACCACATTCATTTGTACGACAGGTAACGTTGCCTGCCTggtgcaaaaccaaacaaattttAGAAGCTCAGAAAATCGCCATTGGAGGTCTCAAGACAtcacaaaagaaacaacttCAGGGTAAAACAACAAGAGCCCAGTCTCTGTTTCAATAACTATTTCCTTTGCTCAATATgatgctttggaaaatattttataatttgataTTACCATAAAGAAACACAGCACcaactgcagcagcaaaacagtCATTTTAGGAAGAATACATAAAATGTTGGCAGCTTTCATAAACAGAACTGTtaacaagaaacagaagagagcgAAGTTCAAATATCCTAATCCCAATAAATGCGGAGATGTTGAGTGAAGCAAAAACGCCACCAGTCCGATATTAAACTGAACCACGGaatgaagcaaaaaagaaaattaacgTAAATGAGGGAAGGCGCTGACCACATATACATTTGGAGAttcaaaaaaaagaactggTTCTCCAGATACGTTGTccttataaaacattttatgttcCTACTTCAGCTCTTACTAAACCAAACCAATGAAACAATCCCCGGCTGCGCGTGTCGGAGCTGCCAGCTCCGCAGCCACCGGCGCGCAGGAGCGCGTGTTGGGGACGATCCgcgagcggggccgggctggccCGGACATCGCCCCGTTCGGGCAGCTCCTGTGCTAAAGTCCTCCTGTCACCCAGGAAAGGGTGAGCAGAGCTGCCTCGACAAACCACACCAAAGTCACACACCAAACAGCTTCTCCGGCACAAGGGGCTGCGGGTTTTGGGCTGTGTGGGTCGGTCGCCCGCGCCCCTCGCTTCCCCGTTTAATAAACCTCCTGCTCCGGAGCGACGCCGGACACCGAGAACGCGCCTCCCGAAATGCACCCGGCTCCAGCACCGCGTCCTGAGGTGCTCCAGCTCTTTGTGCTCAACTCACTCCTCCGCGCCTGGCCCAGCCTGAGCCCAAAACCCGCGCGACGAGCCCCTGATTTTTACATAaactcttctcttctccatcccCCCAACCATGAGCCGGTGTCTCTCTGTGGCTGCAACAAAGCCTCACGTTGCCAACCTCAGGCCCCATCCTGCGCTGCCCCGGGGACTCCTCTGTCCCCCGagccggggctgcagccccacggccccgcagccccacggcCCCACGGCCGGCAGGAGCAGCCGGCTGCAGCGCCCGGATTAGGGGCCCCGGGGAGGTGCGGGTGGCTCCGGGCTGGCTAATTCCCTCCTCTCGCCAGCTGGGCTCCTCCGGGAGAGGAGACAAAGGGGAGCAAGAGGGGGGTGCTGGGCCCCAACTAGGGCAGCACATGGTGTGTTTGCTACCGCCGCTGCTGTCTGGAGCGGGGGGggtgaagaaaaacaacaacaacaggggaaaaaaagcacactaGCATTGTGTTATTTACTGCTTGGCTTATTGgctgtaattaaaataatttaaaatgtccaCTTTGCAGAAATtactacaaaaatatatatatttttaatctcttccctgcccagctcaAGGGCTGCACCGGGGGAGCCCCGAGCCCTTAAACCACTCCAGTGAACAAAGCTCCATTGTTCTGCTTTGGAACTGGAGACGCGATGGGCCAAATCCAGCAGTAACGCCGGCTGGGCCATTGCTTTAACTTTGTTCCATCCACACGCGCTGATGCCAACCACGACGCTGGCCCACCGTGCAAATCCAACAAATCTCTCCGAGGGTCTCGTTTTCCTCCGACACCAACTGATCTACCTCAAAACGCACTCAGCGCTCAAACGGGGCCAGgtcccctccagctgctgctcttcaaaCGTGTTGGGCtattcaaaaaacaaaaccaaagaaagctGGTGTTACTTTGTGAGGGATGCACAAAGACGTTGCTGTGCTAATGTGATCTGGATcaaaaaaagttaacatttcTCAGGTTGAAAAGCTGAGCttgtaataaaaatagaagcatTTGCATAGTTGAAAGATTGTGTACTTTTGTTACTTTGTTTAGACCTTTCACTGAATTTCATGTTGAACTTCTGGATTCTTTTTACTGCACCGTTTTCTCTTACttttacaatttaaaaagaatCGGGAAACTTTAAGACCCAGAAACAACCTACCTTGACTTCCTT is a window from the Caloenas nicobarica isolate bCalNic1 chromosome 9, bCalNic1.hap1, whole genome shotgun sequence genome containing:
- the ZNF423 gene encoding zinc finger protein 423 isoform X4, with translation MIGDGCDLGIGEEEGGTGLPYPCQFCDKSFIRLSYLKRHEQIHSDKLPFKCTYCSRLFKHKRSRDRHIKLHTGDKKYHCHECEAAFSRSDHLKIHLKTHSSSKPFKCTVCKRGFSSTSSLQSHMQAHKKNKEHMAKTEKEVKKDDFMCDYCEETFSQTEDLEKHVMTRHPQLSEKADLQCIHCPEVFADENSLLSHIHQAHANKKHKCPMCPEQFSSVEEVYCHLDSHRQPDSSNHSISPDPVLGSVASMSSATPDSSASVERGSTPDSTLKPLRGQKKMRSVDREEGQSWSKVTYSCPYCSKRDFNSLAVLEIHLKTIHADKPQQSHTCQICLDSMPTLYNLNEHVRKVHKNHAYPMVQFSNISAFHCNYCPEMFADINSLQEHIRITHCGPNATPQDGNNAFFCNQCSMGFLTEATLTEHIQQTHCNVGNSKLDSPVIQPTQSFMEVYSCPYCTNSPIFGSILKLTKHIKENHKNIPLAHNKKSKAEQSPVSSDVEVSSPKRQRLSASVNSVSNGEYPCNQCDLKFSNFESFQTHLKLHLELLLRKQSCPQCKEDFDSQESLLQHLTVHYMTTSTHYVCESCDKQFSSVDDLQKHLLDMHTFVLYHCTLCQEVFDSKVSIQVHLAVKHSNEKKMYRCTACNWDFRKEVDLQIHVKHSHLGNPSKSHKCIFCGETFSTEVELQCHITTHSKKYNCKFCSKAFHAIILLEKHLREKHCVFDASAENGTANGMTPTNKKTEGADIQNMLMKNPDTSNSHEASEDDVDASEPMYGCDICGAAYTMEVLLQNHRLRDHNIRPGEDDCSRKKAEFIKGSHKCNICSRTFFSENGLREHMQTHRGPAKHYMCPICGERFPSLLTLTEHKVTHSKSLDTGTCRICKMPLQSEEEFIEHCQMHPDLRNSLTGFRCVVCMQTVTSTLELKIHGTFHMQKLAGNSATSSPNGQALQKLYKCALCLKEFRNKQDLVKLDVNGLPYGLCAGCMSRGTNGQSSGLTPQEVNERPCGSLRCPECSVKFESAEDLESHIQLDHRDLTPETSGQRKGTQTSPVPRKKTYQCIKCQMTFENEREIQIHVANHMIEEGINHECKLCNQMFDSPAKLLCHLIEHSFEGMGGTFKCPVCFTVFVQANKLQQHIFAVHGQEDKIYDCSQCPQKFFFQTELQNHTLSQHAQ
- the ZNF423 gene encoding zinc finger protein 423 isoform X2 — encoded protein: MSRRKQAKPRSVKVEEGESSDFALTWDSSVTQSGGLGGELESEAKDSRALEERNSVTSQEERNEEDEDMEDESIYTCDNCQQDFDSLADLTEHRAHNCPGDGDDDPQLSWVASSPSSKDVASPTQMIGDGCDLGIGEEEGGTGLPYPCQFCDKSFIRLSYLKRHEQIHSDKLPFKCTYCSRLFKHKRSRDRHIKLHTGDKKYHCHECEAAFSRSDHLKIHLKTHSSSKPFKCTVCKRGFSSTSSLQSHMQAHKKNKEHMAKTEKEVKKDDFMCDYCEETFSQTEDLEKHVMTRHPQLSEKADLQCIHCPEVFADENSLLSHIHQAHANKKHKCPMCPEQFSSVEEVYCHLDSHRQPDSSNHSISPDPVLGSVASMSSATPDSSASVERGSTPDSTLKPLRGQKKMRSVDREEGQSWSKVTYSCPYCSKRDFNSLAVLEIHLKTIHADKPQQSHTCQICLDSMPTLYNLNEHVRKVHKNHAYPMVQFSNISAFHCNYCPEMFADINSLQEHIRITHCGPNATPQDGNNAFFCNQCSMGFLTEATLTEHIQQTHCNVGNSKLDSPVIQPTQSFMEVYSCPYCTNSPIFGSILKLTKHIKENHKNIPLAHNKKSKAEQSPVSSDVEVSSPKRQRLSASVNSVSNGEYPCNQCDLKFSNFESFQTHLKLHLELLLRKQSCPQCKEDFDSQESLLQHLTVHYMTTSTHYVCESCDKQFSSVDDLQKHLLDMHTFVLYHCTLCQEVFDSKVSIQVHLAVKHSNEKKMYRCTACNWDFRKEVDLQIHVKHSHLGNPSKSHKCIFCGETFSTEVELQCHITTHSKKYNCKFCSKAFHAIILLEKHLREKHCVFDASAENGTANGMTPTNKKTEGADIQNMLMKNPDTSNSHEASEDDVDASEPMYGCDICGAAYTMEVLLQNHRLRDHNIRPGEDDCSRKKAEFIKGSHKCNICSRTFFSENGLREHMQTHRGPAKHYMCPICGERFPSLLTLTEHKVTHSKSLDTGTCRICKMPLQSEEEFIEHCQMHPDLRNSLTGFRCVVCMQTVTSTLELKIHGTFHMQKLAGNSATSSPNGQALQKLYKCALCLKEFRNKQDLVKLDVNGLPYGLCAGCMSRGTNGQSSGLTPQEVNERPCGSLRCPECSVKFESAEDLESHIQLDHRDLTPETSGQRKGTQTSPVPRKKTYQCIKCQMTFENEREIQIHVANHMIEEGINHECKLCNQMFDSPAKLLCHLIEHSFEGMGGTFKCPVCFTVFVQANKLQQHIFAVHGQEDKIYDCSQCPQKFFFQTELQNHTLSQHAQ
- the ZNF423 gene encoding zinc finger protein 423 isoform X3, whose translation is MSRRKQAKPRSVKVEEGESSDFALTWDSSVTQSGGLGGELESEAKDSRALEERNSVTSQEERNEEDEDMEDESIYTCDNCQQDFDSLADLTEHRAHNCPGGCLFQTAAELYMDFASLEAADFSKLLYDGDDDPQLSWVASSPSSKDVASPTQMIGDGCDLGIGEEEGGTGLPYPCQFCDKSFIRLSYLKRHEQIHSDKLPFKCTYCSRLFKHKRSRDRHIKLHTGDKKYHCHECEAAFSRSDHLKIHLKTHSSSKPFKCTVCKRGFSSTSSLQSHMQAHKKNKEHMAKTEKEVKKDDFMCDYCEETFSQTEDLEKHVMTRHPQLSEKADLQCIHCPEVFADENSLLSHIHQAHANKKHKCPMCPEQFSSVEEVYCHLDSHRQPDSSNHSISPDPVLGSVASMSSATPDSSASVERGSTPDSTLKPLRGQKKMRSVDREEGQSWSKVTYSCPYCSKRDFNSLAVLEIHLKTIHADKPQQSHTCQICLDSMPTLYNLNEHVRKVHKNHAYPMVQFSNISAFHCNYCPEMFADINSLQEHIRITHCGPNATPQDGNNAFFCNQCSMGFLTEATLTEHIQQTHCNVGNSKLDSPVIQPTQSFMEVYSCPYCTNSPIFGSILKLTKHIKENHKNIPLAHNKKSKAEQSPVSSDVEVSSPKRQRLSASVNSVSNGEYPCNQCDLKFSNFESFQTHLKLHLELLLRKQSCPQCKEDFDSQESLLQHLTVHYMTTSTHYVCESCDKQFSSVDDLQKHLLDMHTFVLYHCTLCQEVFDSKVSIQVHLAVKHSNEKKMYRCTACNWDFRKEVDLQIHVKHSHLGNPSKSHKCIFCGETFSTEVELQCHITTHSKKYNCKFCSKAFHAIILLEKHLREKHCVFDASAENGTANGMTPTNKKTEGADIQNMLMKNPDTSNSHEASEDDVDASEPMYGCDICGAAYTMEVLLQNHRLRDHNIRPGEDDCSRKKAEFIKGSHKCNICSRTFFSENGLREHMQTHRGPAKHYMCPICGERFPSLLTLTEHKVTHSKSLDTGTCRICKMPLQSEEEFIEHCQMHPDLRNSLTGFRCVVCMQTVTSTLELKIHGTFHMQKLAGNSATSSPNGQALQKLYKCALCLKEFRNKQDLVKLDVNGLPYGLCAGCMSRGTNGQSSGLTPQEVNERPCGSLRCPECSVKFESAEDLESHIQLDHRDLTPETSGQRKGTQTSPVPRKKTYQCIKCQMTFENEREIQIHVANHMIEPHVEPARTVRHWHDRTPLCRRLDGGTVGRTI